A stretch of the Pygocentrus nattereri isolate fPygNat1 chromosome 29, fPygNat1.pri, whole genome shotgun sequence genome encodes the following:
- the mthfr gene encoding methylenetetrahydrofolate reductase, producing MVNQRLDTGWQACKSDSSGGSNSGESSKESSRCSTPVLDADRTDRLRDKMRRRIESGDRWFSLEFFPPRTAGGAVNLIARFDRMGSGGPLFIDITWHPAGDPGSDKETSSMMIASTAINYCGLESILHLTCCNQTKEKITAHLNKAKRLGLKNIMALRGDPIGADWEEEEGGFNYATDLVKHIRHEFDDYFDICVAGYPTGHPEAESYEEDLKHLKEKVDAGAHFIVTQLFFRAETFLKFVKDCRAIGITCPILPGIFPIQGYHSLRQLVKLSKLEVPEEIMQVIEPIKDNDDAIRNYGIHHAVEMCKVLLASGDVPGLHIYTLNREVATIEVLRQLGLWAEDPRRPLPWAVSAHPKRKVEDVRPIFWASRPKSYIYRTQDWDDFPNGRWGNSSSPAFGELTDYYLFYLKSKSPKEALLKMWGEELTREESVYEVFTNYITSQVNQSGHKVRCLPWNDDPLAPETNMLKEKLEKVNRRGVLTINSQPNINGKPSSDPIVGWGPPGGYVFQKAYLEFFTSSENVSALLKVLKKYEPRVNYHIVNVQGKNITNAHDMQPNAVTWGIFPGREIIQPTVVDPVSFMYWKDEAFALWIEQWGKLYEEESPSRMIIQYIHDNYFLVNLVDNDFPLNNCLWQVIDDMFELLDAPPEPLE from the exons ATGGTCAACCAAAGACTGGACACTGGCTGGCAGGCATGTAAGAGCGACTCCAGCGGGGGGAGCAACAGCGGCGAGAGCTCCAAGGAGagctccaggtgttccaccccAGTGCTGGACGCAGACCGCACTGACCGACTGCGGGACAAGATGAGGAGGAGAATAGAGTCCGGGGACCGGTGGTTCTCTCTCGAGTTCTTCCCCCCTCGCACAGCCGGAGGTGCGGTCAATCTGATAGCCAG GTTCGACCGCATGGGATCCGGTGGACCCCTCTTCATAGACATAACGTGGCATCCGGCAGGAGACCCCGGCTCAGACAAAGAGACATCTTCAATGATGATTGCCAGCACTGCAATTAATTACTGTGGACTGGAGAGCATCCTGCACTTGACGTGCTGCAATCAGACGAAAGAGAAAATCACAGCTCATCTCAACAAAGCCAAGCGACTGGGGCTGAAGAATATTATGGCATTAAGAGGAG ATCCTATAGGAGCAGACTGggaggaagaagagggaggATTCAACTATGCTACGGACCTAGTGAAGCACATCCGCCATGAATTTGATGATTACTTTGACATCTGTGTCGCTG GCTACCCAACTGGGCACCCTGAGGCTGAGAGCTATGAAGAGGACCTGAAACACTTGAAAGAGAAAGTGGATGCAGGAGCGCACTTCATCGTGACGCAGCTGTTTTTCCGAGCGGAGACTTTCCTCAAATTTGTGAAGGACTGCAGAGCCATTGGGATCACCTGCCCCATTCTGCCTGGAATCTTCCCCATACAG GGTTACCACTCCTTGCGGCAGCTGGTCAAGCTGTCCAAACTGGAGGTGCCAGAGGAGATAATGCAGGTGATTGAGCCCATCAAGGACAACGACGATGCTATCCGGAACTATGGCATCCATCATGCAGTGGAGATGTGCAAGGTGCTGCTAGCCAGCGGGGATGTGCCTGGCctccacatatacacactcaacAGAGAAGTGGCGACTATAGAAGTGCTCAGACAGCTAGGCTTGTGGGCAGAGGACCCCCG GCGACCTTTGCCATGGGCTGTCAGTGCACATCCCAAACGGAAGGTGGAGGATGTCAGACCGATCTTCTGGGCCTCACGGCCCAAAAGCTACATCTACAGAACTCAGGACTGGGACGATTTTCCCAATGGAAGATG GGGTAACTCGTCATCTCCAGCCTTTGGTGAGCTGACAGATTACTATTTGTTCTACCTGAAGAGTAAGTCCCCTAAAGAGGCCTTATTAAAGATGTGGGGAGAAGAGTTAACCAGAGAGGAGAGCGTGTATGAAGTCTTCACTAACTACATCACATCACAGGTTAACCAGAGTGGACACAAG GTGAGGTGTCTGCCATGGAATGATGACCCTCTGGCTCCAGAGACGAACATGCTTAAGGAGAAACTGGAGAAGGTGAATCGCAGAGGTGTCCTTACCATCAACTCTCAGCCCAACATCAATGGCAAGCCTTCTTCCGACCCCATTGTGGGCTGGGGCCCCCCAGGAGGGTACGTCTTCCAAAAG gcatACCTGGAATTTTTCACATCAAGTGAAAATGTAAGCGCACTTCTCAAAGTGTTGAAGAAATATGAACCACGTGTGAACTATCACATAGTCAACGTGCAG GGCAAGAACATTACAAATGCCCATGATATGCAACCCAATGCTGTAACTTGGGGAATTTTCCCAGGCAGAGAGATTATTCAACCAACGGTGGTGGATCCAGTCAGCTTTATGTACTGGAAG gaCGAGGCATTTGCACTGTGGATCGAGCAGTGGGGGAAGCTGTATGAAGAAGAGTCACCTTCACGAATGATTATTCAGTACATCCACGACAACTATTTTCTGGTCAACCTAGTGGACAACGACTTCCCCCTAAACAACTGCTTATGGCAGGTCATCGACGACATGTTTGAACTGCTGGACGCACCTCCAGAACCTTTGGAGTAA